TTCACTGAGTTGTATCGGTTTTTGGTGACGTATATTTCATTGCCACTTGCtatttgctttattgtttttgttagtgTAACAGAgctattttctttctattttataattattatttaaaaaaaggtgcAATCTTGTGTTGCATCATTacattgatatatattaatttaattcaatgtattttaaattttgaatacTGTCTTATTGAATTGTTGAAATTTTATTCATCCACCACGTGACAAAATGTGCTTACAGAATTcaagaaaattaaaacagaaaacaaggaatttgggaaaaaataaaacagaatctGGAAAAAATTCAGACAGATTTCATAGGGCCCTAATTATTTGGATTTCGGGCTATTCggataaaatgtcaaacatgaagatgtcaccttggactctgggaaactgtgatggacatttttttgctgttttctgataCTATATGGACTAagcgattaatcaattaatgagACATAATGAGAGATATTTGAGTTTGAGTCTCTCAGACTGGAAGAGAACAACTTTACTCAAATTAAAATTCTGTGAAacactttttatgtgtttgactTGAATTACTCACCTGTTAGCAATGCTCAAAGTTGATTTGGGGGGAGTTTTTATTAATTGCAAAGACAGCATGTCAACAAGAACTGGATGAATAATTTGAGCTATTAATGAGAAAGAAGGAATAAAACCATTCAGACCAGCTTTACATGCTTATAacttttaatgtttctgtttatgtgcCGTCGCACCTCCAGATCTTAAGACAGATGGTGAGATACAGGAGTACAGACACCAGCCTCATCTTGGAGAGATGTAAGTAAACTTTGtttataaaagaagaaaaaagaagagttaTCCATTCTTTAAAGTACACATCCAAAGTACCCATGAAGTTGGTGTAATAATGTATGTGTCTTTATTCCAGCGATAAACCGCGTGCAGCTGTTAGGACGAGTTGGTCAGGACCCCGTGATGAGACAAGTGGAGGGTCGCAACCCTGTTACCATCTTCTCAGTAGCAACCAATGAGATGTGGCGCTCTGGAGACGGAGAGATGACCTCAACAGGTACGACGTCAGAGGAAACTCACTGATAGAAAAGAAAACCACTCTCAGTAGTTCTGGATATTAATTCAAAGTACAGTTAGAAAACCATCACCTTGTTACCTGAGAAGATGTCTTTAGTCATCTTGACGTTTTGCAGTCTCTACAGAACCAGCTCTCCTGTTATCACGCTGGTTTTTCAGCATTACCATTTAATTTCAGAACAAGGAACTCCATCAGGAGTTGAAATGTCTCTAAAACAAATCTGTTGACAATCAAAATTTAGTGCACTTAAACTTTCCACCAAAACCCAGAtgaattaaatgtcttttaagtCAGAGTGAGGCTGCTCTCACAGACCcaaacagctgctgtttctctttttcctgtGTGATGACACAAGTGTCAGAAGAGGAAAACAACTCCAACCAGACCACCGTGGTGTGGGAAAGCAGGTGGGCATGTTCACATGCTGTCACACCCCGGCTCAAGGCTGGACAAAGGAGGGGAGACCACACAAGAGTTATAGCTAAAAATAAATTTAttgtacataaatacataaatgaaactaaacacaacCAAAATGAACATAGTGGAAGCCAGAGGGGAGAGGgcaaatgactgactgactgcctCCAGCTTATATGGAAGCTGGGCAGTCCAGGTGAGCTGAATCCTCCTGACGACCCAACTCCGCTCACTGGGCTCCTGCAGGTAGAGGACTCAGAGTCTGTTCAGAGAGCGTCGTCACAATGCACACTCATATTCCACTGTTATTCCAAATATGGCAATATTCTCAATTTGATAtgggtcatgtaaacagcattctttggacatgtatgGATCACATTAGGAATATATGTCTTCATTAGAATGGAATGTGAATGTGACGCACAGCCTCTTGTGTGTTTGCCATTACATCTGCACAATGTAAACGAACCAACTAGCCAACAGTTTGCAAGGCTGGGATAAACTggagaagacaggaagacaagCGCCCATCTTTCTTTTATAGTTTTTCTTGGCCCGCGCTGAATGCCCCAGCTGTGTCAGCAGTTTAAGAAATCCTCACGAGAGAGGGTTGACTCACATGGAGTGGCGCTGGGGTGTCTCTGTCTGACATATACATACACCGATGAGACATTTCTCCCTTTCTTTGTTAAAGAGCGcctgagattgacactaaaatgagaattgctggtccaccttaagtgagcctggtcaagttaagctaatgtgttgttgctaactttggggctaacccccttcgatagatgagtattttcattttttctcactgatagaaatgtagaaaaacgCTCTCATTATTTCAGATATTAATTCAAAGTACAGTTAGAAAACCATCACTTTGTTACCTGAGAAGATATCTTTAGTTAGCTTGACGTTTACTCATCTtgacatgttgctgttttacagTCTTCTCAAGAACCAGCTCTCCTGTTATCACGCTGGTTTTCAGCATTACCATTTAATTTCAAAACAAGGAACTCCATCAGGATCAGAGTTTTTCCCCTATTattgtacaggcctggcggACCGACAGGCCAATGAGAACCCCTGGCAGGCCAGAcgattttttttcaattccaataataacgccaaatatccatttatttggaaatcaatagcctttaggagcctctgtgcagcactgCTCCGAAACatgagttaacctctgtgtcATGCCAGCggcaggaaagtgacggtgaatgtgaaCAGAGTAGAGAGAAAGGTTAGCAATATGTTctcaatctggcagtaaatgtacagtgctgcttgaaagtttgtgaaccctttagaattttctgtatttctgcataaatatgacctaaaacatgatcagatatttacacaagtcctaaaactagataaagtgaacccaattaaacgaatgagacaaaaaaacttGGCTGACCTTGATATTTGAAGACAAAGGTTCATGCAGGAAGGCCtctaaaacaaacattcaggGCAATCATAGTGCACTACAACTTCCCACCAAAACCCAGAggagtgaaatgtatttaaatcagAGTGCTCTCACTGACCCCGACTGAGCTGCTTAGTAATGCTCTCACACCAAGTGGGATATCTGGAAGAGGCCATGCAACCCTGCACCTGCAGTAAAGTTAGTTGCTGTGATGGACCGCCACCTCATTAAAATAGCTCCAACTGTTACTAAAGAAAGCAACCCAGATCCTGGGTACGTCACCAACACCAACCCCAGCAAATAAGACGGCAAAGAAAGTTGCTGCTTCTAcaattgaaaaatggaaaatagactGGCTTAGAGTTGAAGAGGTGAATAAGACGACACTCCTCTTCTGTAAAACATCACCCATCCAAACATAGCTTTAGACAGCTAAAAGCTAATCGTGACTTAATTAATGGAAGCATACAGGTtaaaaaagtattcagatcattgTCACCAAACAAGCAAGCATCTGCTTATTGTTAGTAACATTAATGCTAACGCTAGagactttaaaatgtcttctaTCTGGTgcgttagctaacattagtctTAGCAAGTTGGCTAGATAACGTTAATGTCACAGCCTACATGTGGGTCTTGCTGACTGGTTGAGGTGATCATTGCTGTTGACTAACGTTACTGAGCTCAGTGCAAGTAAACTTTTTAGTCCCAAATCTACAACGTATTTTTTTCAGTCTACTAACCAGTAATGCAGTGCTGGATAGTTGAGTcatttttgtcttatttatttattgggaccatgtacagtgttaaacataaatgttaccatttgatgtgcTGTACCAGAGTTAACTTCCGGCAGGTCACAATTAGTAAgtacaaaagcaaaaaacacacaggacacataatacaaaatacacatcacatacacccacaatgtcaactagaaattaataatataagattgtcaaattaaaagcaagattatttattattatttatttcatgagAAGAGTCAGTGGTTAtttcattcatgtttaaaaCCTCAGCAGGAATACATTTGGAGATGAAGTAAAACAAGCTAAAGAAGGAATATTACTCTCATTTTGGCTCTTTTGACAGTATTTGTACCTACTAGTCTGTAGTTTTGTGAAACACCTGAGAATGTGGCATTCAATGCATCAGACCCacaatgatgacatcatcaaagtTAGACTGATTTTTACCCAACCAGAACTTCTGCTGAATCTAAGTAGATCAAGCCCACGAAATCATCGTCATGATCATTATGTtatgctgccatctagtggttaaATAAAGTCTTAGTTGTTGAAAGGGAATCGGCCTgtattgttttacttttcatgtgtttattattgtagtTAGAAAATGTAGATAATTATCACAAATGAGATGCTGTTTACTGAGGTTTTgaatactgtatacattttacatttaaaaacagcaacttcatgcactaattacttttttttttgccctcaaAATTTTGTAAATGCCCCAATTTTTTTGACAGTAGTGGCAAAAGTTGCccttcaaatatttttttatatttctatcaCTGTACGTAGGGAATATTCAACTCTTGTCCTTCAGTTGAAAAGTGAAACAGCCTGTTTggtttctttcattctttcctgAAATATACTTAAACGTTTCAGTGTCGGAGTTTCCTGCAGGTCCTGTAGGCAAAAACCTCTAAATATGGTGATTTTGAATTTTTCAGATAGTCTTAaagatttattgttttattggttATTTGCTAcataaaccatttaaaaaacaatctgtTCACCTGTAAATGCGTTGTCATAAAGCTGAAAACAAggctggggttttttttgccaatGAAAAGTTGAAAGTTGACGTTTTTTGCATGGTTTTCAGATTTATGATCCTCAATTCTTGATGAAgatgaaaagataaataaacatgCTTTAATGGTTTCCTTCATGGATgagaaaacaagtcaaactggCCTTGGTTTGTTTCTAAGGTAAAGTTTAGTTTAGTGGTAAATGGATAAAAAAGTAATATTATCATGGTTTTGATTGGCATGAATGAAATAATTAGCCATGGAGCTGAAGTTTAGACGGGGTATGAAATATCGATTGTATTGACATTAGTAGTATTGCTGCAACAACTCAGTTAACCTGACGataattttcttaatttaatgaataagctgtttggtctgttaagtgacagaaaataaagaaaaacgcCCGTCACAGTTTACTAGAGTCAAACGTGACTATTTGAGCTCCAGCAAAAATATTGTTAGTTTGTTAGACAGTtcataaagatataaaaactgatgaaaaacatcaaattctCAACCGAGGGTCCAGCAAAAGATTGACATAGTTGTTTAAAAAATTGCTctaacaattaatcaattattaagatagttgcagattaattttctgtcattaattTTCTGATTTAACAGTTTCAGCCTTGATTACTAACTGCCCCACATCGGTTGCAAGTGTCTGCTTTTGCCACTAGAGGTCATTAGTGCACTTTAACTTGCCTCTCAATGAACGTGAACTCAAACTGAAGACGACTGCAGTTGGATATTTAACATACACATCTGATGttataacagtaaaaaaaaataacagaaaatcacaaaaagcacgttatgtcccctttaaaatgagacaaaatcGGCACAATAATACTTTCTGTCCCTGAAGTATTCACTTAGTGTTCCAGCCTTAATGGATTATCCACCACCAAAATTATGAATCCAACTAATGGGCTGTAATATGAAGAATACCATCAGGTAATTAGATGCAGCCTTCAGAATATTTTATGGCTGGTCCACATATCTATTTAGAGAagacgatttttttttttatcatctctgtTTTTATAATGTAGTTCCTAGAAATGTTAATGGTGACGTTAATATTCATCGTTGAGCCACAATGATATTCATGTAACTGTAATGTGGCCTGCAGACTGTGAAGGTTAATTGGTTGAATGACTGAAGTTAAATTTGTGTGCTGCTGTATTCTGACTGCAGGTGACATCAGTCAGAAGACGACGTGGCATCGCGTGTCGGTGTTCAAACCTGGTCTGAGGGACGTGGCCTACCAGTACGTCAAGAAAGGGTACGAACCGCTTGTTCTCTGTACAGCCTGAGTACtttgaaaacaaattaatattttttccctGCAGTATTCAGTTGACAGGAAGTGTTGTAGGAGAGGGGGTGACAtgcagtactgtatgtacagacCACTGTTGTATAGACCACAAGGTCTCTTTGATGCCTCTGAAAGTGATACTCTATGCAAAGGTTGTACTTTCAACACCCACACATCCCCGTAGGCTTTAAAGTGACTGTAAATATGTTCCAGTTTGATCTTTCATAGAGAACAACAGcaatcaacaggaaattaatcaactattttaatt
This genomic window from Thunnus maccoyii chromosome 23, fThuMac1.1, whole genome shotgun sequence contains:
- the ssbp1 gene encoding single-stranded DNA-binding protein, mitochondrial; this encodes MLRSASTQILRQMVRYRSTDTSLILERSINRVQLLGRVGQDPVMRQVEGRNPVTIFSVATNEMWRSGDGEMTSTGDISQKTTWHRVSVFKPGLRDVAYQYVKKGSRILVEGKLDYGEYVDKNQVRRQATTIIADNIVFLSDNVRDRT